The nucleotide sequence CAGTTAGTTTGGCTTCGGTACAGATTTCTTTTAAGCGTTTTCCCTCAGGACTTAGCTTAAATGCGGTGGAGCTGCACCTGTCATTCTCTTCTGTCACTGTATTGAAATCACCAcataaaataatattgtaaCCAACCATCAACAGttgtttaagtttttaaaataaactgtgtTTCTTTCTAGCATCTGGGGCAGTGTAAACATTTATAATAAGATATTTTTCTCCTTGATAACAACAATCCAACATAAGCAGTCTACCTGGGATAAGGTCTCTTCTAATTATAATaacttaatttgttttaaacactATACCTACACCATCAGCACTGTTTTCACCTATTGATATTGCATATTTCCCTTTTTGCCATAAATCAGACACTTTGTCAACATCTTCATCTGTTTTGAGTCTCAGTTCTTGGGTAAACAAGATGTCAAAGTCAGtattcaataaataattaattttctgttgtctATAAACACTAGGCTGGACACCACGAGCATTCCAGGTGGCGATTTTCAAGAAGCCCATGATGACAAGGAGGGATGTTTATGGTGGTCCAGCCTGGCTCTGCTTCAGAGAGCGGAGTGCTGCTGGCCCGCTGACCTGCTGATAACCTGGGGGGCTGAAGTCGGAGCTCGGTGACTCGCTCGCACTCTCGTGACACTGTTCCCCATCATCATTGTTTTCATCTTCACTAATATCATTGTATTCGTGGATTTCATCATGGCTACAAATACTTATACTCTCCTCACCTGACAGAGAGGTGGGGTCGTGAAGTAGAGGAGCTGCAGTGTGCTGCTCCACTGCTGGAGAGGACTCCTCCGAAATGGGCTGATTCTTGGGCTGTTGGACTCGCTGAGACGCGAGCAGTTTGGCCTCGAGCTAAGGGGATGACGGCCTCCCTGCTGCTGCATGGCGGCTGGAGGCGGGCCAGGCTGCTGCTGGGATCTTGCTTTGTTGACATAGGAGGCAGGACAGCTAAAGAAAGTGTACACTGTTTCCACTACCTACCCTAGTAACTTTGACACTTTTTTGAATTTTAAGTAGATGTCTCcctttcccctctctgtcccacCTTTCTTGCcataattgatttgtttttttctgagatTAAACATTTAACCTCTGCTTTACTGATAGTAATTTTAATTTCTATATTTCCTTTCTTCAAAGCCCTCTTTGCTAACTCTTCCACCCTCTCACTTCCCCTCACCCCTACATGCGCTTTTGACTGACAGCGGagtgtaagcctctgattggccaaatttaaaaaatgattgacagttaccacgcCCTCTCAAAGTCCCCGGAGATGCAAACGTGAACTATAGCCAGTCAGTACCACTAGATGTCGCCAGTGACGTCAGCCGTCTGCGACGGTGTGCCTTTTTGTTACGACGAAGAAGTCCTAACTTCCGGCTTTGGAGCGCCCTTTCGATGTATTTTTGTTCTGAAATTGgacagagaaaataacaaaaagctgTCACAATCGCTCACGTCGAAGCCCCATAGCCGAGAGGTGGATTTGATGTGACGCTTTAATGTTAAAAGACCAAGCGATGTCTGTGGTGTTTGACGGGACTCCGCTGAAAGCGATGCAgagctcacacactcacacaccgcaTACTGCCCTGAGGTGAGTGGTAGTGGAGAGGAGCAACTACATTTAGACTCTAAAGTCAGTTTGGCTCATGTTGTCTATTTTGTATTTAAGTTAGCTGTACAAAGATGAATGGGTCAGACGTCTGCATGTTACTATGCTGTTCTATATAGCCAGCTCATGTTTAAAATTACTGGATTAACAATAGATGTCTGGataataattgttagttgctgcCCTTTTCTcttgattgttgtttttatttagtgtaTACGATGTCACAAAATAGCGAAAAACGCCTACCACAACTTCCCAAAGCCCACAGTGACGTCCTTAAATTGCTGGCTTTGTCCGACTTACAACTCagaacacaaacattttctttttacaaagatgcaaaacagagagaagcagcacaTTCTAATATTTAGCAAGCTGGATACGGcatgtgttttgtcatttttacttattttaacgaTTAATCAGTTACCCAATAGTTGAGGATgatttttctgtcgatcaactaagtGATTAATCGAGTATCAATtcaaatcaaactttatttcagaCTCAGGGTCTAGATAAAAGACCggaaattacattaaataacttaaatacaaaagaacaataaaagaTCGTggtttaaaagagaaaaaatatataaattaatgtCGTACAAAGAGACAACTGTACCAGTGTCTCCACATCAGGGATTGGTAACATGTAGTACTAAACCttatgtttggaaaaaaaaccaTTTTGAGAGTCATTAAGCCggcaaataaatgtatacatGAGATTTCTTAGAACAGTTTGGAAAGTACTGACTCCTGCAGCCACAAACATTTCACTTGCACTACATCATCTAGGTCTCTTTAGTAGTATTCTCATGGCATCATTATAAGCTACATGAAGACTCTGTAAgcttactttttttgtttgaccaCAGGTGTGCAGTCTAGAGTGGTGTACAATATGCTCTGAACATCTTCACTCCATCTGTACACATACTAAACTTGCATGAGAGAATGTTTGCTTGTGCATACATCTTGCCTCAAGATGATATTTGTATCATCATCAAACGATGATGATACAAATATCATCATCGTTTGTTCTGTAATAAAATGTCCAAGATATCGTTTTAGCACTAATATATTTTAAGCCAATCCTAAATATATTTGAGCTACAACAATTAGTCGTTTAGTCAATcgaaataaaatgaataaaactattctgataatcgattaatcatttctgATGttatttgctggttccagcttctcatatataaggatttgctgcttgactttgtcatatatgatagtaattGTCCACCCTTCTGCTGTAGTGCTCAGGAACTGTCCCAGGAGATCAAGTCCTTCATCAGTGGCGTGGACACCCTTCAGGGCCGGAAGCTCAGTGTCCGGGAACACGCCCGCTGTGCTGTGCGCCTGCTGCGTTCGGTCCCGGCCTGTCGAGGGGCAGTGCTGGAGCATCTGAGGGGCGTGTACGATGAGCACGTCTCCGCCTTCCTGCACAACTTGGAGACAGAGGGTGATGCCAGCTCGGGGGTCAGCTCCAACCTGGAGGACATTATACAGGTGCGGTGatgacacagggacacacacttCTTCTAAAACTAGTACCTTATCTTGAAAATCATCAAGTGACAAAAATATTGAAAGGTTAATAAAGATTAGAACATTAAAGGATATTTTCATTAAGTCCTTGTGGATTAGTATTTTATagagtcaattaatcaattggttgatcgacagaaaatttatcagcAACTACtttgatgatgaagatgatcaCCCTTTATAATCatctttcaagcaaaaatgccaaaatgcttatatctttaggttttagacagaacaagcaatttgaacatgtcaccttgggctttaggaaattgtacaggcattttccactattttctggcattttgcagaccaaatgattaatcatgaAAATCTCCATAACCTAAACGTTTTCCTGCATTCGGAAAAATGTGATAATGTTTGGGAAATTCCCCAGAAAATGGTCTTAAttgcatctgtttgtctgtaggAGGTTCATGGCGTGCTGTCAGAGTTCATCCGTCTCAACCCCCGGGCCTGGGCCCCTCTGGTATCCGCCTGGGCTGTGGACTTGTTGGGCCAGCTAAGCAGCAAGCACGCTGGCCGCAGGGTGGCCCCCCACTCCTCCAGCCTTAACGAACTGCTCCAGCTCTGGATGTCCTGCGCTGCCACCCGGTCCCTCATGGAGGCCTATTCCCAGTGTTTGGCCGCCATGCTGGCCTGGTGCCCTGATGCCTGTGTGGATGCGCTGTTGGACACCTCAGTTCAGCACTCCCCGCATTTTGACTGGGTGGTGGCTCACATCGGCTCCGCCTTCCCGGGTACTATCATCAGCCGAGTCTTGGCGTGTGGACTCAAGGACTTCTGCTCTCATGGCGCTAAGGACCAAGGGCTAATGGTGATGGGAGTGGATAAAGGCAGCAGAGTGCCCAAGATTGGCTCAGTGGTGGGAATCCTTGGACACCTTGCAGTGCATCACTCAGACAGCATCAGGAAGGAGCTGCTCAGGATGTTTCAGGAAAGCCTGAGTCCGTCAAGCCCTATATCTCCAACTTCATCCTCAACATCTTGGGAGAGTTCCCCTCAACTCCGCCGTGCTGCAGTACcatttctgctgcagctggctgCAATGTCCCCCAACCTCTTTGGTGCAGTGTCTGCAGAGCTGGTAGAGCTGCTACGCCCTCCTGTCCTGCTCCAGCTGCAGGTTTTGCTGCAGGGCCTCCCCAGAGAGGAACTGGATAACATGCTGGGGCTGGCTGTTCACCTTATTAGCCAGAGCCCATCAGGAGGGGCCCGGGTCCTCCGTTTTCTGGCAGACACAGCGACCCCGGCTTCAGTCATCATCTCTGGCCCTACACCCTCCCCCAATGAAGGAGTCAGAGAAGGTTGCGATCGCCTCCTCCAGATGCTGCTTCTGCATCTCCATAAACTGGTCTTCAACCGCTCAGATGGAGTTGAGGTCAACCCCCATCACCCTGCTTCCTCTCAACCCAAGAGGATCATCCCCTTCTTGGAGGAGCTGCAGTCTCACATAGGTGAGCTCTGTGCCGAGACACTGCGACTGGAGAGGAAGCGCCACCTCTGGCTGCACCAGTTGCTGTGTCTACTGTCGGTGTATGGGGGTCCCAGCGTGGCCACTGAGACTttctgccagcttctcacccaggcCCGTAATCCAGAGGAGCTGGCTCTGGCCTGGCAGCTCCACACCACGCTCTCCTCTTGCATGGCAGGCCTCATTCCTGCAGCTGTAGCTCGCTGTGTGGCCCAGatccatacacacactctgGGTCCCCGGCAGCTGAGGCAGCTGCTGCTTAACTTGGCTGCAGCCATCCAGAGTCAGgatgaggagagaagaggagcagcaggTGTTCAGTCCTCCATGGCCATCCAGGTGGGCTCAGCGGTCTCAGGAAACCTCCATGATTTTGGCCCGCTCCTTCTCCACGGTGACCCGGCTGTATCTCACGCTACAGTGCGCCTCCTGTCCTGTAGCCCACTCCCTCGCACCTCCTCCCCAGCACACCTGCTCCTGCTCTCCCGTGCTGCTGTCGCTCATTTCTTTCTGGCGCTGcggagaagaggagaaggggggAAGGGGGGGAGAGATGGGGGACAGGCAGGAGAGGCAGTGAACTGTTCAGTCCTGCTCCTTTCCCGATTAGCAGCGTATTCTCCACTCACTCTCAAAGCAGTACTTCAGCAGCTGGTTGAGGGAGCGCTACATAAAGGCAACGCTGACCTGTTTGGAGGGCAGATCGCAGACATGTCTGGCGCCCCTGTGACTTGCCCATCTG is from Siniperca chuatsi isolate FFG_IHB_CAS linkage group LG8, ASM2008510v1, whole genome shotgun sequence and encodes:
- the ints5 gene encoding integrator complex subunit 5 — encoded protein: MLKDQAMSVVFDGTPLKAMQSSHTHTPHTALSAQELSQEIKSFISGVDTLQGRKLSVREHARCAVRLLRSVPACRGAVLEHLRGVYDEHVSAFLHNLETEGDASSGVSSNLEDIIQEVHGVLSEFIRLNPRAWAPLVSAWAVDLLGQLSSKHAGRRVAPHSSSLNELLQLWMSCAATRSLMEAYSQCLAAMLAWCPDACVDALLDTSVQHSPHFDWVVAHIGSAFPGTIISRVLACGLKDFCSHGAKDQGLMVMGVDKGSRVPKIGSVVGILGHLAVHHSDSIRKELLRMFQESLSPSSPISPTSSSTSWESSPQLRRAAVPFLLQLAAMSPNLFGAVSAELVELLRPPVLLQLQVLLQGLPREELDNMLGLAVHLISQSPSGGARVLRFLADTATPASVIISGPTPSPNEGVREGCDRLLQMLLLHLHKLVFNRSDGVEVNPHHPASSQPKRIIPFLEELQSHIGELCAETLRLERKRHLWLHQLLCLLSVYGGPSVATETFCQLLTQARNPEELALAWQLHTTLSSCMAGLIPAAVARCVAQIHTHTLGPRQLRQLLLNLAAAIQSQDEERRGAAGVQSSMAIQVGSAVSGNLHDFGPLLLHGDPAVSHATVRLLSCSPLPRTSSPAHLLLLSRAAVAHFFLALRRRGEGGKGGRDGGQAGEAVNCSVLLLSRLAAYSPLTLKAVLQQLVEGALHKGNADLFGGQIADMSGAPVTCPSVSPDLGASLLDINCRFGTTVNFSGSVWSVFHAGVIGKGLKVRTATQLPDPSGVIQNVQTLLAVIVQCCSSSGLNGSRPSSDPDEPAPINAEAAKVVAVTLVENVCPDVANGELSWPPEEHARTTVERDIHIRRCFEAHPVLFPLLQVVAAGRPALCYCSAVLRGLLATLLAHWEASREVLSTDSPWHLQASCLLVSCMGEGQLLPPVLANVHEAFSHLTPFEVRLLLLAVWEYVRGNGPMPQKFVFSSEKGLFCRDFSRDGDVARYVAPIHSVLHKNIDRLGHLCWRFQL